The following coding sequences are from one Paenibacillus sp. FSL R5-0912 window:
- a CDS encoding beta-glucoside-specific PTS transporter subunit IIABC, translated as MSNKDLSKQIITLVGGEGNVNSVFHCATRLRFKLKDNSKANKAALEKTPGVITVVENSGQFQVVIGNNVSQVFEQIMKETSLQDAEKSGNDESSESTGVLGKAVDIISSIFSPILGALAGAGILKGLLALILSLEWISGTSGTYLILNAASDSVFYFLPVFLAVTAARKFKANPFVSIAVAGALIYPSVIAAVGSPDPLNFLGIKIVLINYSSSVIPIILAVWVQSYVEKWFRSFIHESVRNILVPMFALLIVIPLTFLAFGPVGSLISDGLASGYTWLYNLSPLVAGAIAGAFWQVFVIFGVHWGFVPIMLSNIATLGHDTMLPILCAAVLSQAGAVFGVFLKSRNPQLKALAGSSTLAAIFGITEPTIYGVTLKLKKPFIYACISGAIGGAIIAQGGARALSFSLPGLLALPTYFGTGFIWVIIGIAVAFLLAAVLVFVLGFDDPAADTAASVNSSGPVNPTTPTMIDKEMVVSPLAGALQPLDSLPDEAFASGAMGKGIVIEPSSGKLTSPVNGTVTTVFPTGHAIGITSDGGAELLIHVGVNTVKLKGKHFDKKVQEGDKVVQGQLLLEFDLEAIRAAGFVTATPVIVTNSAEYLDVLKNTGSEVINGEALLTLIH; from the coding sequence GTGAGCAATAAAGACTTATCCAAACAGATTATTACACTCGTTGGCGGAGAAGGTAATGTGAATTCTGTATTCCATTGTGCAACACGCCTGAGATTCAAATTGAAGGATAACAGCAAGGCCAACAAAGCAGCGCTTGAAAAAACACCGGGTGTCATTACCGTGGTGGAGAACAGCGGCCAGTTCCAGGTCGTCATCGGCAACAATGTCAGCCAGGTGTTCGAGCAGATTATGAAGGAAACCTCTTTGCAGGATGCCGAGAAAAGCGGTAATGACGAAAGCTCCGAAAGTACCGGTGTACTCGGTAAAGCGGTCGATATTATTTCAAGCATTTTCTCTCCGATTCTTGGTGCACTCGCCGGTGCCGGGATTCTTAAAGGCTTGCTGGCTTTGATTCTCTCGCTGGAATGGATCAGCGGCACCAGCGGTACGTATCTGATTCTCAATGCGGCGTCAGACAGCGTGTTCTACTTCCTGCCTGTGTTCCTGGCAGTTACAGCGGCACGTAAATTTAAAGCCAATCCATTTGTCTCCATAGCAGTAGCCGGGGCGCTGATATACCCTTCGGTAATTGCTGCTGTGGGTTCGCCGGACCCGCTGAACTTCCTGGGGATCAAGATTGTGCTGATTAACTATTCCTCCAGCGTCATTCCGATCATTCTTGCGGTATGGGTACAATCCTATGTGGAGAAATGGTTCCGTTCGTTCATTCATGAATCAGTCCGAAATATTCTGGTGCCCATGTTCGCGCTCTTAATCGTAATTCCGCTCACGTTCCTGGCCTTCGGGCCTGTAGGATCACTGATCAGTGACGGTTTGGCTTCCGGCTATACGTGGCTGTACAACCTTAGTCCTTTGGTTGCCGGGGCCATTGCCGGGGCATTCTGGCAGGTATTCGTGATCTTCGGTGTACATTGGGGCTTTGTACCGATCATGCTCAGTAATATTGCTACTCTGGGACATGATACTATGCTGCCAATCCTCTGTGCGGCGGTTCTGTCTCAGGCCGGTGCAGTATTCGGCGTATTCCTGAAATCCAGGAACCCGCAGCTCAAAGCTCTGGCCGGTTCTTCCACACTGGCAGCCATCTTCGGGATTACTGAACCGACAATCTACGGGGTTACCCTGAAGCTCAAGAAACCGTTCATCTATGCCTGTATCTCTGGTGCGATCGGTGGGGCGATTATTGCACAAGGCGGCGCAAGAGCACTGTCCTTCTCCTTGCCGGGACTGCTGGCCTTGCCTACTTATTTCGGAACTGGATTCATCTGGGTAATCATCGGTATTGCCGTTGCCTTCTTATTGGCTGCTGTCCTGGTATTTGTACTTGGATTTGATGACCCGGCAGCCGATACAGCAGCATCTGTTAACTCAAGCGGACCGGTTAACCCAACTACGCCAACTATGATTGACAAGGAAATGGTGGTAAGTCCTCTGGCAGGAGCACTGCAGCCGCTCGATAGTCTGCCCGATGAAGCTTTTGCTTCCGGCGCAATGGGTAAAGGCATTGTCATCGAGCCGTCCTCCGGGAAGCTGACTTCTCCGGTGAACGGAACGGTAACCACGGTATTCCCGACAGGGCATGCGATTGGCATTACTTCGGATGGCGGCGCAGAGCTGTTGATCCATGTAGGAGTCAACACGGTGAAGCTGAAGGGGAAACATTTTGACAAAAAGGTACAAGAGGGAGATAAGGTCGTGCAGGGACAGCTATTACTGGAATTTGACCTGGAAGCTATCCGTGCGGCAGGCTTTGTAACAGCGACCCCGGTCATTGTCACCAACTCGGCAGAATACCTCGATGTTCTGAAGAATACCGGAAGTGAAGTAATAAACGGCGAAGCTTTGCTAACCCTAATACACTAG
- a CDS encoding DUF7667 family protein: MLAVHQRLAELYTLSLRRPLAAAERDEQQHCLHVNTVYCWEMARLNNEAMLAAHTEDSQWQQEISAQMLEVRVTGRAAKRQG; the protein is encoded by the coding sequence ATGCTTGCAGTTCATCAGCGCCTTGCGGAGCTGTATACCCTTAGTCTGAGACGGCCGCTGGCCGCAGCGGAACGTGACGAGCAGCAGCACTGCCTTCATGTCAACACGGTGTACTGCTGGGAAATGGCCCGGCTTAACAATGAAGCCATGCTGGCGGCACATACGGAAGACTCTCAGTGGCAGCAGGAGATTAGTGCACAGATGCTGGAGGTCCGGGTAACCGGCAGAGCCGCCAAGCGGCAGGGGTGA
- a CDS encoding ABC transporter ATP-binding protein: MNLETSKQAASAALEKDNSKAEEQTLEERFVYKDDDVIDKAFDWKQFTRLFGYMKPYARQMLPLVAVMMILGTVTKLTVPFLTSMAIDKAIAPEDGNSSLTLLYTLTASVIVLYLIQWIAGVYRIKYTNVIGQRVIYDLRSDLFRHIQKLSFNFFDKRPAGSVLVRVTNDINSLQDLFTNGVVNLMIDCVQLVGIMVILLLINWKLGLAVMITVPVMFLISTKLRQRIRIAWQDVRMKNSRINSHLNESIQGIRVTQAYTQEEENMHYFDAMNMDSRKSWNKASAMNQAFGPIIEVTGGFGTMILFWFGAYLIQSGELTVGFLVAFSTYVSNFWDPINRLGQMYNQLLVAMASSERIFEYLDEQPAVQDKPGATPLSKIQGDIHFNKVVFEYEKGRAALKGIDLDVKAGQSIALVGHTGSGKSTIINLIGRFYDIKSGDITIDGRDIRNVTLQSLREQIGIVLQDTFIFSGTIRDNIRFGRLTATDQEIEEVAKAVDAHDFIMKLPGGYETEVEERGSALSMGQRQLLSFARALLADPRILILDEATASIDTETEIKIQEALKLLLQGRTSFIVAHRLSTIRHADKIVVLDHGEIKEEGNHAELTERDGIYNGLIEAQFRFL; the protein is encoded by the coding sequence ATGAATCTTGAGACATCCAAGCAGGCCGCAAGTGCGGCGTTAGAGAAGGATAACAGCAAGGCAGAGGAACAGACTTTGGAGGAGCGTTTCGTCTATAAGGATGATGACGTGATTGACAAGGCTTTTGACTGGAAGCAGTTCACCCGCCTGTTCGGCTATATGAAGCCATATGCCAGGCAGATGCTGCCGCTCGTTGCGGTAATGATGATTCTTGGTACAGTGACGAAGCTGACGGTTCCATTCCTGACAAGTATGGCGATCGATAAGGCAATTGCTCCCGAGGACGGCAACTCAAGTCTTACGCTGCTATACACGCTGACGGCCAGTGTTATTGTGCTATATCTGATCCAATGGATCGCCGGTGTGTACCGGATTAAATATACGAATGTGATCGGGCAACGGGTCATTTATGATCTGCGTTCGGATCTGTTCCGCCATATTCAGAAGCTCTCCTTCAACTTCTTCGACAAAAGACCGGCCGGATCAGTACTGGTGCGGGTGACGAATGATATCAACTCACTGCAGGATTTGTTCACGAATGGGGTCGTCAACCTGATGATCGACTGCGTCCAGCTGGTCGGCATTATGGTCATACTGCTGCTGATCAACTGGAAGCTGGGACTTGCGGTAATGATCACTGTACCGGTTATGTTCCTGATCTCCACAAAGCTGCGGCAGCGGATCCGGATCGCCTGGCAGGATGTGCGGATGAAGAATTCCCGGATCAACTCCCATCTGAATGAGTCGATTCAGGGGATTCGCGTGACCCAGGCTTACACCCAGGAAGAAGAAAATATGCATTATTTCGATGCCATGAATATGGACAGCCGGAAATCCTGGAACAAGGCTTCGGCAATGAACCAGGCGTTCGGTCCGATTATTGAAGTCACCGGCGGCTTCGGAACGATGATTCTCTTCTGGTTCGGGGCTTATCTGATCCAGTCCGGTGAGCTTACCGTTGGTTTCCTGGTGGCCTTCAGTACGTATGTCAGTAACTTCTGGGACCCGATTAACCGCCTCGGCCAGATGTACAATCAGCTGCTGGTGGCCATGGCTTCCTCGGAACGGATCTTCGAGTATCTCGATGAGCAGCCTGCGGTTCAGGATAAGCCGGGCGCAACGCCGCTGTCCAAGATTCAGGGAGACATTCACTTTAACAAGGTCGTATTTGAATATGAAAAAGGCCGCGCCGCGCTCAAAGGCATTGATCTCGATGTGAAAGCCGGCCAATCGATTGCCCTCGTCGGCCATACCGGCTCCGGTAAAAGCACGATCATCAACCTCATCGGCCGGTTCTATGATATCAAGAGCGGCGACATCACGATTGACGGCAGGGATATCCGTAATGTTACTCTGCAGAGCCTGCGGGAACAGATCGGGATCGTGCTCCAGGATACCTTCATCTTCTCGGGAACGATCCGCGACAACATCCGGTTCGGACGGCTGACTGCGACCGATCAGGAGATCGAGGAGGTTGCCAAGGCGGTGGATGCCCATGACTTTATTATGAAGCTGCCGGGCGGCTATGAAACTGAAGTCGAAGAGCGCGGCAGCGCACTGTCCATGGGCCAGCGCCAGCTGCTGTCCTTCGCCCGGGCGCTGCTCGCCGATCCGCGGATTCTGATCCTGGATGAAGCGACAGCCAGTATCGATACGGAGACGGAGATCAAGATCCAGGAAGCGCTGAAGCTGCTGCTTCAGGGCCGGACCTCCTTCATCGTAGCCCATCGGCTCTCCACCATCCGCCATGCGGATAAGATTGTGGTGCTGGATCATGGCGAGATCAAGGAAGAAGGCAATCACGCCGAGCTTACCGAGCGTGACGGCATTTATAACGGTTTAATTGAAGCGCAGTTCCGCTTCTTATAG
- the licT gene encoding BglG family transcription antiterminator LicT: MIIEKVLNNNVLLTKNQKGKEVIVMGRGISFNKVAGDYVDPAKVDKIFLLNENEFTARLTELLNDIPVVHLELANEIVMYANGVLGTELSDNLYLTLTDHIHFALQRFEKGILLKNAMLFEIKRFYKKEYEIGLDALKIIEQATGLALGDNEAGFIALHLVNARMDGGNEMRSTVKMTEIVQNILNIVTYHYKLVLDETSLNYSRFLTHLQYFSMRILKKETNNSGEEFLYNQVRQTYVKAFECASKINEYLEKSHGQSLSKDEYVYLTIHIQRVTDRNSLE, encoded by the coding sequence ATGATTATCGAGAAGGTGCTGAACAACAATGTACTTCTGACCAAGAACCAGAAAGGCAAGGAAGTCATTGTCATGGGCAGAGGGATTTCCTTCAACAAGGTGGCAGGGGATTATGTAGATCCGGCTAAGGTGGACAAGATTTTCCTGCTTAATGAGAACGAATTCACGGCAAGGCTGACGGAGCTGCTGAATGATATTCCAGTGGTGCATCTGGAGCTGGCTAATGAGATTGTGATGTATGCGAACGGGGTGCTGGGCACTGAGCTGAGTGATAACCTGTACCTGACGCTGACAGACCATATTCATTTTGCGCTGCAGCGTTTCGAAAAGGGAATCCTGCTGAAGAACGCGATGCTGTTCGAAATCAAACGCTTTTACAAGAAGGAATATGAGATCGGGCTGGATGCCCTCAAGATTATCGAGCAGGCAACGGGCCTAGCGCTAGGTGATAATGAAGCCGGTTTTATTGCATTGCATCTGGTGAATGCCAGGATGGATGGCGGCAATGAGATGAGATCAACCGTCAAGATGACGGAAATCGTGCAGAATATTCTGAATATTGTTACCTATCACTACAAGCTGGTGCTTGATGAGACTTCACTGAATTACTCGCGGTTCCTGACACATCTGCAGTATTTCTCCATGCGGATCCTGAAGAAGGAGACCAATAACAGCGGCGAGGAATTTCTGTATAACCAGGTGAGGCAGACTTATGTCAAGGCCTTCGAATGTGCAAGCAAGATCAATGAGTATCTGGAGAAATCCCATGGCCAGAGCTTAAGCAAGGATGAATATGTCTATCTGACCATTCACATCCAGCGGGTGACGGACCGTAATAGTCTGGAATAA